From the genome of Hyphobacterium sp. CCMP332:
AGAAGCGGGCGGCGAATGTCTTTCAGTATCTGACGCGAAGCCCAGCCCTGATTGGGCTCGGACACAATCGGGACCAGTTGCGACATCACGTCCTTGATGTGCACGACGCCCAGCGGATCATCCAGTGTTTCGCGATAGATCGGAAGGCGGGAATGTGCCGCCTCGGCGAATGCCGGAATCAGCTCGCCAAGCGGCGTGTTGACTTCGATGCCAACAATGTCGGCGCGCGGGACCATCACGTCCGCAACCTGCATCTCATTGAAAAGCTGAACATTGGCCGCAAAGCCATTGCCATCGGGAAGGCTGGCGTCCGTTTTCGATTCACGGCCCATCATGCGCGCCAGACGCGCACCCCAACTTCGGCCGGCTGCGTCGTCACTCACTGCTGATCTCCTTCATAAGGGTCGGCAATGCCCATGTTTTGGAGCGCCAGACGCTCTAGGGATTCCATCTGCTCTGCTTCTGCCTCCGTCTGGTGATCATAGCCCTGCAGATGCAGGAATCCATGCACAACCAGATGTGCGATATGGTGGATTACCGGAATAGACTTTTCTTTCGCCTCGCGAAAGACCGTTTCTTGCCCCAAGGCGATATCGCCGAGAAATCCGGCATCGCTCGCAGCCGCCGGAAAGGCGAGCACATTCGTCGCGCTCGGCTTGTCCCGGAATTGCGTATTCAACGCCTGCATCTCGGCATCGTCTGTAAACAGGAGGCAAAACGCGTCAGAGGACTCAAGGCCCAGCGTCGCCAGAGACGATGAAATGGCCTGCCCGCCCACTCGCAAAAGCTCATCTTCCGGTGGCCAGTTCTCAGCATCGACAATCAGGTCAAATGACGGCGTCATGGCTTATCGGGCCGCATCCCGGCGTTCATAGGCATCGACAATCCGGCCCACAAGATTGTGGCGGACAACATCCTTACGCTCAAAGCGAATGATTTTAACCGCAGGATCACCGTCCAGAATGTCCAGCGCTTCGGGCAAGCCGGACGGCTGACGGCTATCGAGATCCGTCTGGGTCGGGTCACCGGTTACAATCATGCGCGAGCCTTCACCCAGCCGGGTCAACACCATACGCATTTGCGCGCGGGTCGCATTCTGGGCCTCGTCGACAATGACGATGGCCCGGCTCAACGTCCGGCCCCGCATGAAGGCAAGGGGCGCGACTTCAATGCGCTTGTCTTCGCGGAATTTTTCCATCTGGGTCCGGCCCAGCGCATCGGTCAGAGCGTCCCAAACGGGCAAAAGATAAGGGTCGACCTTTTCCGCCAGATCACCGGGAAGAAAGCCGAGCTTCTCGCCAGCCTCCACTGCCGGGCGGGTGATTATCAGACGTTCGACAGATCGCTGTGCCAGCTGCGCGGCACCATAGGCCACCGCCAGCAAGGTTTTTCCGGTTCCGGCAGGCCCGACCCCGAAGATCAGGTCGGTTCTCTTCGGATCGTTCAATGCGCGAATATAATCGGCCTGCCGCGGGGTGCGCGCCATGAAACTGGCACCGCGCGGCACACGGATAACGGTCGAATCGGCCAGCGCCGCCTCACTGTCATCAAGGGTCAGAACCGAACGCACATCTGCCTCATCACAAGCCATTTGCTGTTCAAGACGCGTATACAGCCGATTGATGATCCGCTTGGCTTCCAGCCGGGTTTTGGGCTCGGCGCCGGATATCTGGATCTGGCCGCCGCCGGGCGCGGCCAGCCGCACACCAATCTCTTCTTCTATCATGATGAGATGGCGATCACCCGCTCCGGCCAGAAGGCGCACGCGGTCACTATCGTCGAAATGAAGCGTTTCGACGGGCTCTTTGCGGGGCTTGGCAGAACGGGATTTTCTGGTGCGTGAGGCGGTCAAGCGGCATCGACCTTTGCGTTGAGACGGCCGGTCAGCGAATTCTGGCTGGCGTCCGTAATCGTGACTTCGGCGATCTGACCAATCAGTTCGGCGGGCGCTTCACAATGCAGGGATTGAAGATAGGGCGAACGGCCGTGAAGCTGGCCCGCAAGGCGCCCGGTTTTCTCGAAAAGCACCGGCAACCGCATCCCGATCTGCGACTGATTGAAGGCCGTCTGTTGTTGCATCAGCAACGCCTGCAGACGCGCCAGACGGTCGCTGGCAACTGTATCATCGACCTGCATCGGCAGGGATGCGCCTGGCGTGCCGGGACGTCGGGAATATTTGAACGAGAAAGCCGATGCGTAATTGATATCCCGCACGCCCTGCATCGTCGCTTCGAAATCGGCGTCGGTTTCGCCCGGAAAGCCGACGATAAAATCACCGGAAATGGCAATGTCCGGACGCGCGGCGCGGACCTTTTCGATCACGCGCGCATAGCTTTCAAACGTGTGCTTCCGGTTCATGGCATGCAAAATCCTGTCCGATCCGGACTGAACCGGAAGGTGCAGATACGGCATCAGACATTCCAGATCGCCATGCGCGGCAATCAGATCATCGTCCATGTCATTGGGGTGGGACGTCGTATAGCGGATCCGGTCCAGCCCCCCGATCAGCGCCAGATGGCGTAGCAATCGGGCGAGCCCCCAGGTGCCCTCCGCTTCGCGTCCCGAAGGCGGCGCGCCGTGGAAGGCATTCACATTCTGACCCAGGAGGGTGATTTCGCGCACACCCTTGGACGCCAGCATACGTGCTTCAGCGGTGATCTGGTCGACCGGACGCGACCATTCGGCACCCCGCGTATAAGGTACAACACAGAAGGTGCAGAACTTGTCACACCCTTCCTGAACGGTCAGGAAGGCGGAATATCCCTCAACCGCGCGATCGCCTGCAAGCGCATCGAATTTGGCAACCGGTTCAAACTCTGTTTCCAGCCGCTCGCCTCGGGCGCGATGGGTCCGCGCAATCAGCTCGGGAAGCTTGTGATAGGTTTGCGGACCCACGACGAGATCGACGACCGGCGCGCGGCGCATGATCTCTTCGCCTTCAGCCTGCGCCACACACCCGGCGACCGCAATGGTCATCGGATCTTTCGTACCGGCCTTGGCTTCCTTGTGTGGACGCAAACGGCCAAGCTCTGAATAGACCTTCTCTGCCGCTTTCTCGCGAATGTGGCAGGTATTCAGGATCACCAGATCCGCATCGTCGGGTTTGTCCGACGGCTCATAGCCCAGTGGAGAGAGCACATCACGCATGCGCTCACTGTCATAGACATTCATCTGACAGCCATAGGTCTTGATAAAGAGCTTCTTGCGCTTTTGCGCCATGGTGGACCCGTCTTTCTTGAAAGAGGCGCGGGTTATGATGGAAAGCGGGCGGAATCGCAAGCCCCGCCTAGGCTGTGACCGCGTTTCGTCCGATCACCCGTGCGATAATCACAACGGCACAGGCCGTCAGGAGGCCCGCAAGGGCAAAGGGGGCCCCGGGAAAATAGACGGCCGCGTCCCGGTTCGAAAAGGAATAGAAGATGAAGGTCATCACCCCGGGGCCGAACACCGTCATCAGGGAGGCAAGGCTGGTCGTGGCTCCGGAAAGCGCGCCCTGCATATTACCCGGCACCTGGTTGGACATGATGCCCTGCAGGGCCGGCCCACCGATGCCCGAAAGCGCACCGATGACGATGATGACGTAGAGCATCGCCACATTGGGTGCCAGCGCATAGCCCCAATACGCCGCGCCCGCGATCGCGAAGCCTATAACCGCTGATCGTTTGGCGCCCAGCAAGGGAATGATCTTGCGCGACAGCAAACCCTGGACAATGGCCGCCGAAAACCCGACCACCCCCAGAGAAATACCAATGTCCAGCTGCGTCCAGCCAAATCGCTCGATTCCGAAATAGGCCCAGGCCGCCGGAAGGGCGGTATGGCCCAGATGAAAAAGCGCCAGCGCGCCGAGCAATCCGAAGACAATCGGAAACTGGCGCATTTGCAAGAATGCGCCGAGCGGATTGGTATTGAAAAGCCGG
Proteins encoded in this window:
- a CDS encoding TCR/Tet family MFS transporter, translating into MTISRTPGRNALAFIFITVLVDMIGLGIIIPVLPQLIMDLTGLTLARAALWGGALATLYAFMQFVCAPIVGNLSDRFGRRPVLLFSLAGFSLDYLVMGLAPVLWVLFVGRVLSGIFGATYTTAGAFIADVSPPEKRGANFGLIGAAFGLGFIIGPVIGGVLGEVDHRLPFFAAAALGMANFIYGYFVLPETLAEENRRPFRLFNTNPLGAFLQMRQFPIVFGLLGALALFHLGHTALPAAWAYFGIERFGWTQLDIGISLGVVGFSAAIVQGLLSRKIIPLLGAKRSAVIGFAIAGAAYWGYALAPNVAMLYVIIVIGALSGIGGPALQGIMSNQVPGNMQGALSGATTSLASLMTVFGPGVMTFIFYSFSNRDAAVYFPGAPFALAGLLTACAVVIIARVIGRNAVTA
- the miaB gene encoding tRNA (N6-isopentenyl adenosine(37)-C2)-methylthiotransferase MiaB, yielding MAQKRKKLFIKTYGCQMNVYDSERMRDVLSPLGYEPSDKPDDADLVILNTCHIREKAAEKVYSELGRLRPHKEAKAGTKDPMTIAVAGCVAQAEGEEIMRRAPVVDLVVGPQTYHKLPELIARTHRARGERLETEFEPVAKFDALAGDRAVEGYSAFLTVQEGCDKFCTFCVVPYTRGAEWSRPVDQITAEARMLASKGVREITLLGQNVNAFHGAPPSGREAEGTWGLARLLRHLALIGGLDRIRYTTSHPNDMDDDLIAAHGDLECLMPYLHLPVQSGSDRILHAMNRKHTFESYARVIEKVRAARPDIAISGDFIVGFPGETDADFEATMQGVRDINYASAFSFKYSRRPGTPGASLPMQVDDTVASDRLARLQALLMQQQTAFNQSQIGMRLPVLFEKTGRLAGQLHGRSPYLQSLHCEAPAELIGQIAEVTITDASQNSLTGRLNAKVDAA
- a CDS encoding PhoH family protein, with translation MTASRTRKSRSAKPRKEPVETLHFDDSDRVRLLAGAGDRHLIMIEEEIGVRLAAPGGGQIQISGAEPKTRLEAKRIINRLYTRLEQQMACDEADVRSVLTLDDSEAALADSTVIRVPRGASFMARTPRQADYIRALNDPKRTDLIFGVGPAGTGKTLLAVAYGAAQLAQRSVERLIITRPAVEAGEKLGFLPGDLAEKVDPYLLPVWDALTDALGRTQMEKFREDKRIEVAPLAFMRGRTLSRAIVIVDEAQNATRAQMRMVLTRLGEGSRMIVTGDPTQTDLDSRQPSGLPEALDILDGDPAVKIIRFERKDVVRHNLVGRIVDAYERRDAAR
- the ybeY gene encoding rRNA maturation RNase YbeY; protein product: MTPSFDLIVDAENWPPEDELLRVGGQAISSSLATLGLESSDAFCLLFTDDAEMQALNTQFRDKPSATNVLAFPAAASDAGFLGDIALGQETVFREAKEKSIPVIHHIAHLVVHGFLHLQGYDHQTEAEAEQMESLERLALQNMGIADPYEGDQQ